One Hyperolius riggenbachi isolate aHypRig1 chromosome 12, aHypRig1.pri, whole genome shotgun sequence genomic window, GCAAACGTAGAGaatccaaaattgctccgactcctcagtctaatttttacaaaggctatggatttggttcaaaaatcatccaattCCGACTCCTTCAGTTtactgaaaccaccgactccgactccaggtacccaaaatttctccgactccacagccctgcttaaaggacaggtccaaggaaaaaaaaaaaaaaaaaacaagatcaacttaccaggggcttcctccagcccgcggcagcctatctgtcccttgccgcaTATCCCGGGGTCCCTTCTTTTGCAGATGCCGACCACGCCAGGTGTGTttggtgcaggcgcagaactactgtgcctgtgcagtgactATGTGCTCACGCAGGTACAGAAGATACTggggaggtcggcatctgcaacggaggggacaccagagctgcggcaagggacagataggctgccaggggctggaggaagccccaggtaagtagatcttgttttttttttctcaaatgtgTCCTTTAACCTGAAAACTGGTGGTCCTCTACCCAGTCTGCAAAACGTGTTTTATATGTTGGTATCCCTgtcacttgtgggaggggtttcccttcACACTTCTTgactgaacaggaagtgatgtcaattCTAACAGCATGGGACAGAAGATAGCAGTAAAAACCCACCTGAGGTTTAAACCTTAACGACACAATCAATAACAACCATATCTGCTCCCTGGAGTCGGCCTTTAAACCAGCCACACACGGTTCAATTATTGTCCGGTCTGGCTGCTGATCAATCCTCCCGAGACAATGTACCTCAACTTGCAGATTAGAGAAACCCTACAGTCATAATGATTGGACACCACAGCTCTCCGTGCTTTTGCATTGATACAGTAGTGCGGTACAAAGCCATGGACCCAGCACGGGATTCTCTGCTCTGCCTTCCCCTCTGCAGTCCTCCCACTGCTCAATATTGACCGATTTGACTGCATGTGGAGACCTTCAACGTGCGCTGATTGATTGATTATAGCCAACGATcaatggtgggggaggggggatgagaGAAGAGCAGGCAGCATAGAGAGTGCTGCAATCAATGCTCCAGACTTGCCAGGACCAGGATTGATCCAAAACGCCCTTTGTAGACAAAAAGGAGCAACTAAGAGTACCAGTTTGCCACATCCATGTTccaagggaagggggagggggcaagTCATAAAGAACAAATCAGATCGCAGCATTTCATGCACAGGCAGACGATTCTGTTAACGCCCAAAGTGATATATTTATAATTGGCTTAATATTTATAATTGGTATTGTCATCAAATTTCATCTATAGTCtgatgtctggtacacaccatgcaatttcacatTAGAAAGAcaggtcgaatcgattatttctgtcaggtgtgatctgatttccaatcacttctatacaaaactgattggaaataagatcagacctgtcggaaataatcgattcaactggtctgacaggaaattgcacggTGTGTATCAAgcatttctcaacctttttagagTTGAGGAACCCCTACAAAAAATCCAGGTCTTGGAAAACCCCTGCATAAAATTGTGGTGCCAGTTTTCTGAGTTCTGCCTTCTACTTCTGTTACACACCTCTTGGTTAACAATAGTACCATTGTCATATTTCATATGTTGCCATCGCCAGCCCCACGTTACAAATGCAGGAATCACCcccaccccacatatgaaatgcaacaatcGTCCCACATATGAACAGCAACAATTATCCCACAGTGCAGCAATTGCCCCATGTAAAAACTGCAACAATTACCCCACATATGACACACATAGCATAGAGGAACCCCAGCCAAGCCTACAATGGAATGGATGAACTCTGCAGAACCtaaaagggcatggagagaacttTATCTCCTATATTTGATCAATAATGACTTCTCTAGGAGTATATCTGGTCATTTGTCCTGCGGTCGGCAATGATATCAGTCAGCTTCAGGGAGGTACAAATATGCATTCAAAGGACATCAGAGAAGATCTTATAgtgttttatattcattttttgtaagtttaatgttttagaggaaAACAACATTTTTGATAACACCACTTTAAAATGTTCAAGTAAAACATAAAATTGGGCATAAGCTAAAATATGCGACTCATTCAATAATCAGTATCGCATGATGCCGAGTACATTTACCAATGGGACTGAATGTAATTGAATTCATTAGAACCACACGCTTTGTGATAGAGTAGGAAGCTGCTTAATAATATCTATTACTGGGCAAGAGTGAATCAGGATTGATTAGGCCCAAAGGATCTCTTAGATTAGAATGATAATAAAAAATAACATCTGGCTGTCAAATAACACACTCTATCCACAAGAATAGTTAAACTCTCTGTGCTGCCCCTGCAGGCCAATCAGATTGCTTGAGCTGCCTGTAGAAGCCAATCAGGAGTCTAGGTTTACTCTCAGGATAATGGCATCAGGCTGTTACAGGCAGCAGATCGTCTCTCTGTTCAGCTTCCAGCAGGAAGTAATATTCCTGTGCCAGTTAGAGTGAATGGCAGAAATGCCGGTTGCAGAATGATAGGGAATTAGCTAACTGGCAGTCAATGCCGTTGTTTGTTCAAACAACAAGCAGCACAGCGGTGTGAGGAGGGCAGGGCTACCGGGTCTGAAGGCAGTTTGGTGTCACAGAAACACACGTTTTGTATACAAACCTCTGGGCAGGTGTCAGCAGTGAAGAGCTGGGCATACCGCTGACTGTCACTGAGCGCTGGGGTTTCCTCGGTTACTGGTGACAGGTCTGGCATGGCCTGGTGATTCTGCATTGTACAAAACACTGCAACTTCCTCCTGCTGTAGAGCACAGCTCTGCTTCCCCTTCTGCAGGGCTGCCTCTGTTAACCCTTCCAGGACACAGGCAATGTTCTGCATTTCAGTCACATAGTCTCTGCAACAACTGCTCCCATTCCTGTACAGAGACCtcaccctcctgtgtccctgtactTCCAGACACTGCATAGTCCTCCACCCCTATCCTTACAGACACCGCATCCTCCTGTACTCCCATCCATCCAGGTACGGCATCATCCTGTACCCCTATCCTTACAGACACTGCATCCTCCTGCACCCCTATCCATCCAGACACCACACCCTCCTGCACCCCTATCCATCCAGACACCACACCCTCCTGCACCCCTATCCATCCAGACACCACACCCTCCTGCACCCCTATCCTTCCAGACACTACACCCTCCTGCACCCCTATCCTTCCAGACACCGCATCCTCCTGCACCCCTATCCTTCCTGACAATGCATCCTCCTGCACCCCTATCCTTCCAGACCCCGCATCCTCCTGCACCCCTATCCTTCCAGACAATGCATCCTCCTGCACCCCTATCCATCCAGACACCACACCCTCCTGCACCCCTATCCTTCCAGACACCTCATCCTCCTGTACTCCCATCCATCCAGACAATGCATCATCCTGCACCCCTATCCTTCCAGACACCGCATCCTCCTGCACCCCTATCCTTCCAGACACCACACCCTCCTGCACCCCTATCCTTCCAGACACAGCATCCTCCTGTACTCCCATCCATCCAGACACCACACCCTCCTGCACCCCTATCCTTCCAGACACCTCATCCTCCTGTACTCCCATCCATCCAGACGCTGCATCCTCCTGCACCCCAATCCTTACACACCGCATCCCCCTGCACCCCTATCCATCCAGACACTGCATCCTCCTGCACCCCTATCCTTCCAGACATCACACCCTCCTGCACCCCTATCCTTCCAGACACTGCATCCTCCTGCACCCCTATCCTTCCAGACACCGCATCCTCCTGTACTCCCATCCATCCAAACACCACACCCTCCTGCACCCCTATCCTTCCAGACACTGCATCCTCCTGTACTCCCATCCATCCAGACGCTGCATCCTCCTGCACCCCTATCCTTACAGACACCGCATCCTCCTGCACCTCTATCCATCCAGACACTGCATCCTCCTGCACCCCTATCCTTCCAGACACTACACCCTCCTGCACCCCTATCCTTACAGACACCGCATCCTCCTGCACCCCTATCCACCCAGACACTGCATCCTCCTGCACCCCTATCCTTCCAGACACCAAACCCTCCTGCACCCCTATCCTTCCAGACACTGCATCCTCCTGCACCCCTATCCTTCCAGACACCACAACCTCCTGCACCCCTATCCTTCCAGACACCTCATCCTCCTGCACTCCTATCCTTCCAGACACCATACCGTTCTGCACCTCTGCCCCTCCAGACACCATACCGTTCTGCACCCCTACCCCTCCAGACAGCATACCGTTCTGCACCCCTGCCCCTCCAGACACCATACCGTTCTGCACCCCTGCCCCTCCAGACACCATACCATTCTGCACCCCTACCCCTCCAGACAGCATACCGTTCTGCACCCCTGCCCCTCCAGACACCATACCGTTCTGCACCCCTGCCCCTCCAGACACCATACCGTTCTGCACCCCTGCCCCTCCAGACACCATACCGTTCTGCACCCCTGCCCCTCCAGACACCATACCGTTCTGCACCCCTGCCGCTTCAGACACCATACCGTTCTGCACCCCTGCCCCTCCAGACACCATACGGTTCTGCACCCCTACCCCTCCAGACACCATACCGTTCTGCACCCCTGCCCCTCCAGACACCATACCGTTCTGCACCCCTACCCCCCCAGACACCATACCGTTCTGCACCCCTGTCCCTCCAGAGACTATACCATTCTGCACCCCTGCCCCTCCAGATAGTTACTTCACTCGCCTGCAGTCCTGTCCCCCCAAACAGCTGCACCCCTGTCCTCTCAGACACCTCAAACTGCTTCACCATTGTCCCTCCAGATACCTcaaactcctgcacccctataattccagACACCACACCCtgctgcacccctataattccagACACCTCACCATGCTGCACCCCTGCCCCTCCAGACACCTCACACTCCTGCACCCCTTTTCTCCCAGACTCCTTACACTCCTGCATCCCTATCCCCTCACCCTGCTGCACCCCTATACTTCCATACACCTCATCCTGCTGCACCCCTATACTTCTAAACACCTCACCCTGCTGCACCCCTATACTTCCATACACCTCACCCTGCTGCACCCCTATACTTCCTGATACCTCACCCTGCTGCAGCCCTATACTTCCATACACCTCACCCTGCTGCAGCGCTATACTTCCATACACCTCACCCTGCTGCACCCCTATACTTCCTGATACCTCCCCCTGCTGCAGCCCTATACTTCCATACACCTCACCCTGCTGCAGCGCTATACTTCCATACACCTcacactcctgcacccctatacttccTGATACCTCACCCTGCTGCACCCCTATACTTCCTGATACCTCACCCTGCTGCAGCCCTATACTTCCATACACCTCACCCTGCTGCAGCGCTATACTTCCATACACCTcacactcctgcacccctatacttccTGATACCTCACCCTGCTGCAGCGCTATACTTCCATACACCTcacactcctgcacccctatacttccTGATACCTCACCCTGCTGCAGCGCTATACTTCCATACACCTCACACTCCTGCAATCCTGTCCTCTCAGACACCCCATCCTCCTGTGCCACTTTAATTCCAGACACCTCACCCTGCTGCACCCCAGTCCCAGATACCCCACTTTCCGGCCCCGCTGTCCTTCCCGACACCTCGCCTCTCTGCACGTCCTCCAGCCCTTCTACTTCCTGCGTCTCTGACTGGTTGTCCTTCTCCCAGCCACCCGAGTCCCTCCCCGCCTCCGCCCTTGACCCCGGCTGTACCCCACATCTTATGTCCCCGAGCTGCAGACGGAGGCGCCGCTGCCCGGGCCCTGCCAATCATCCTTAGCTGAATCTACGGCCTCTCCGCTGGACTCTGTCGCCATCGCGTGTTCATTGTGTAGAGCTGCAGCCATCCAGTGTGAGCTGCTCAGTGCTGCCACCCTCTGAGCGCTCAACAGAACAGAATAGCGAAATAATGTTCACCTGTGTACTGCTGCCACAGTGTGGACATTCTCAGGAAGTGCGCCGTCGTGTATTTTCCTAGTTTAGACTGTAGTTGTACCCTGTTTCCACCTAGTGGAGAGTCCCGAGGACAGCAGAGTACTAATGACTGGCCTTTTGTCtagaacaggggtcaggaacctttttggctgagagagccgtaaacgccacatattttaaaatgtatttccgtgagagccatacaatatgtttcaaactgggacagtgtgcatgcaTAGCAGAgagctcacatccctgttgccatggtgatgtgtatacagttgatctgccgggcagcggaagtattagacacatcttcagcttctctttctTGGGTTTAAGCAACATCAGcactttccccgagagccagacaggagaaatactgactaacagctagtATAATTAGCTaggtgacttgggggttgattcactttgtaggacgagatccctgcacttggggggggggggggggtgacaggcagcctattaggccaatcaaagtgcaggaatcccatcctacaaagtcactggacctgacagggtccagagtgggacaattggagcaactgttagttttggggtagcatgagtaagttagtagtgcatgctacaggagtagcgtgcctactttgaaaatgttacttgcgctgcaacactaagctgtgctgcttgagcagtgtagcttagtgaatcaacccctactgatttgtctgtgagccaaatGCAGCCAtcgaaagagccacatctggctcctgagccataggttcgcTATCCCTGGTCTAGAAACTGTTTTcccaccaaaaagcgtcattagaggccctttgttgcagccaaatttccctcctgggcccctgagctggctactgaccctcccccaatcaccttccaaattaacagactctgcagagtccctggggagcaacagttaagatgggggagggacaccttgggggcccctacaggctgtggggccctggggcaattgcccattttttcctatggtagctccagtCCTGCCCTtgccacccactaggccccaggctcttgtctaggttgccttgtggatgattctaCTCTGCAGGTGGACTAGAGAACAATGTGATTGCTcacacagttgttacattttatGCAGGCAAAAAAACATCTGGAAACAAATCTGTATGGGCTAGGAATACCTACTAGCCATACAGACTTGTATACAGacacttttattgacctgaggaagcgggaagacATCTGCAAAAAGCATCTTCAcggtgtctagtgtgtgtgtaaaTAAACCCCCCTTTTTTTAGCTTCCTCCCTAGGACCTGTAATTGACTGCCATCTGCTGCCCTAGATTAGTAGTCACAATGTCACTGCAGAGACCCACACTGCTACCTGATGCCATGGATCAGGTGCCACACTGACAGCTGCCATATATTGTGGACTGCACTAAATGTTATCTGCTGCTATCCTATATACTAACCGAAGGTTGCAAATATGCAAGGACCCAGAAGCAGCtgtgggtggcagcttagtgG contains:
- the BCAS4 gene encoding breast carcinoma-amplified sequence 4 isoform X3 — translated: MQCLEVQGHRRVRSLYRNGSSCCRDYVTEMQNIACVLEGLTEAALQKGKQSCALQQEEVAVFCTMQNHQAMPDLSPVTEETPALSDSQRYAQLFTADTCPEAQGLENVIEEMLIRLDEFCAMMDMVRSETSLILEDKIPSVKSQVEEMNEIYGRVNKLEKSTKTQSTYELPTLYRTEDYFPRTSQR